The following nucleotide sequence is from Patagioenas fasciata isolate bPatFas1 chromosome 9, bPatFas1.hap1, whole genome shotgun sequence.
ggggcggggcgcggagctgctgcgtcccctcaGTTCTGgctcccccgacccagagcaaagcgctcccctgcttcggctgccgacagtcagcccggcttcttgcacagccccctggttaccccctcaccccgtccccccagttagtcccagggtgtgtttctgaagcccatggacacctcagccccacccggggtgcagggtgggcctctgctggctctgccctggtgcccaccggtttgctgccagtgctccctctgggggagccctgggtaccaccggatccacctgggcacccccaaagtgcctttttagcgcttatttttctcctgaaaagcaaacacagcggggctttctgccatcctgccccagggacccccactcagaccgcaccggcgcttggttgcccatcgccatttattgcagccgctgcctgctcagcgcccggggtggtgggaccggggccgggacccctgtcctgcccggttgtcagggagtgattcactgcgggggggctggatgggcggcagcagactcggtgccagggtgaagcgcctgggagacgggactggttggtgcagcagcatggccgagagcagcgaggagggggtgcctgggggcgaggggcagggtcagccacagacacccacaaacagggtcctttCCCCACCCTGAAgaacgcaggctgttgtcccacactgccagcaccaccccccatgtcccctcagctccctccagctacaccacgaggagcggctgccccaccagcccgtgctgcccccacatcccagcccagaccccagacccccgtcccgccctgcccagctgcgggcacagacccgtccccacagacagcagggtgtcctctgccccccggtgccctgacagggccatacctggccggctcctcgaggtcgtggtgtctggggtggcccttggtgttgtgggcagctgagagccccccatcatggagagctgctcgtcctgccggttcccatcagtgccgtcctggcccgaaagctgcatcgcgtccttctgggaaggggagagcatgtgacccaaacacggggccccgttccgcatcccccagcaaccctcccccagccagctctccctgaagaaactgaggcacggatggatccccccgcaggctcagcattcccctccccacctccgtcatccctaccttgttggggctgcgggcgccggatggggacggccgtggggtgctgggcaattggggctggaagcgcgagggcgtgagggtgtgtgggcccccgcagctccgcggaacagtggggtacctgcactcgcccgtccgctccctgtgggacaggacacggggtgctcagtgcccggcaggtggcaccccatgtgtcactcgacgccagggaggggtcgggggcagttactcacggtccaggcgccagcgtgtggaggggccggtcgcaggacaggcaatggaaaccaggcagcagctgcctggagaggggagaaaagggctggggagctcctggggggcacagccccacctgcacaccgtcccctgccacaaaaagcctctgcacccaccccccaagattggttcgggagggctcctcccacacgtgccccctcattgtgccccttccatcactgggaagctgcagctggcaggagcacaaggcacagccacttgctcagcatccccaggggcgctgcccacacggctcccacgccagggtaccacagcggcacgagctgggacagccagcaggaacagggccggcactgccaaaggcaccgctgtccccatcgcactcacttcctaatcccagcggcatcgtcacgctctggctgcagcgccttctggagctgcccgctgaggctcttccaccgctcctcctgctgctcccggaatgcccccagctcccggcagtccagctgtggacgggtgacaccctcagccatctaccccaggatgggacatggcggtccccagggggacagcccggagggggcaccctcgcaaggatgctgcctcaggctgccaggcccccaaggtgccagttctgcgtggaggggacgagccctcaccttgcagtccatctgtctctgcagctctttctggaaccggtgccagccctcctcctggcccgtcacccggctcgtcacctcctccatcgccttgttcagccgctcctcgcacgcctcaaactggctgcgactgactttgtcagccagggcggctttgtctgctttctagcagcgGGGAAAGGCgtgagagcggtggggacaggatgcagggacaacgcgagagggagaagtggctacgtggccctgttcaccccatcacccccgtggggttgctcccaccagccaaaggcactcggggtcacagagggacctggcaagggacccacagccgggctggaaatcctccctccccctggctggttctgccagccggcacccaagggacaaggggcgtttgtcaccctgcccgggacacccttggctggcaccagggcccctcgagcccctacctcatcgattcccagcaccagcagctgctccttgtctgctttctgcttcttgagcctctccagggcctgggacagagcctcccaaggcagacagcagcccgtgacgccacggcagggtcggagctgccccccggccagccgagcacccccagcctcccctcccccccccatcagaaacctccaggaaaggcatcgggaagctgtgcagggctgcgagcagggtggcagggggacagaccccttggggtcccagcctcagctctgcctgcgggttacagccacccaccttgatgtccttctgctcctgctggccatcctgctggaggtttgcaagggccgagctgaacttctcatagtccttttggagctgcatgatgctggcctggaggcacttgagctgctcgtcctgctgcagggactaagaggacaaggaggtgctgagccagggggtggctgccccgcggggacagacccagggtattttggctggtggccgcgggctctcagtgcaagcaggacatttcctccaaggctttaactcccttccacgctgctgactccgacgagccaattaggggggcagcgaggggctcccccacgttacagcaaagcagaaatgttgctttttccatgcgagacacggaacctgatgttagcaatcaggacacataaccactgacgtagttatatgcggtgctttatttcagcgctgggaaaccaggggttcgcacccaaagctggcttcaaacagctgattcagaccataccttattatacaagttagtcacatactgtcgagggttaagattgtggggtgacaatcaaaccctggcagatgcattgttaacctcctctcccccccacttcccccttttgcccctccctctccccccttcccactccgggcaggcgatcaagagggaaagaaggacagagagaagagagttggaaaagttaaagatgttttactaatgctactaataagaatagagaaaataatacaaaatatacaaaaccaatcttgtaagtctcagcaactgcagagccagcacccaaagtcctggattagactctgtagccaaccggagctggattcagtctctcactggcctcagttcgcagggacgaccagcaaggtcctctcctaatgtcggccatgaggaaaaaaaaggaaaaggggcgagatcctcgtgatctcccacttttatatgaagtattcacgtgaatggaatgttattcaccattggtcagtctctcggtcatcagttttctcattgcccctctcgcgagatgtccatccgtgcttatcaataagtttgcattcccttgctaggtttaaccaaaacatgtgtccggttctccaggaaaatgcagctgacatgaaggctttagctgacaggcaaattcactaaaagagaaacttgtttttaacaaaaccaggacattccaccccttataatatgacattcactgaatacttaaaccttatcaatacaatctatcaatacaatctaattaatcactactatatatatatatatatatatatatacatatgtacatatatacacaggagtaattaatcagtggaccatcctttgaaaagttcattaagttcattttgtcaccacagtctcccagggcaggaaaaatggtccaagtgcatctcatgacccctgttggtgggttaaggacaccaacttccaagaaggtgtcgggcgccactcgaagaagccagcgctggtttcatcaccattgtcttgatctgaaagacacttattaaacattgttagtgcggcaattcacatcgtacagttcagcattgcatattttcacctaaaatcaaatccccttgaggtacacaccgaacttctccatccttaagcatcacccaccaggtgctgccaggtccctgggcaaaaacaatcccgcgaataggtttgcctttgcctgaggcaggaggaacccagactgccttccctaacatatttttcatgtgtactacagggactttatctccttccacagtccatagaatttctgattgggcaggcccggctcgattggttgatcccctggtgttgcccaaccaagtggcttttgctaaatgtgaatcccagtttttaaaggttccaccacccagtgcctttagtgtagtttttaacaaaccattgcacctttcaattttcccagaggctggtgcatgatatggaatatgatacacccactcaataccatgttctttggcccaattgtctataatactggttttgaaatgagtaccatagtctgattcaattctttctggcgtaccgtgccgccaaaggacttgcttctcaaggcccaagatggtatttcgggctgtagcatgaggtacggcagatgtttccaaccatccagtggttgcttccaccattgtaagtacataacgcttaccttgacgtgtctgtggaagtgtgatataatcaatctgccaagcttctccatacttacactttaaccatcgccccccataccatacaggctttaaccgttttgcttgtttgatttcggcgcaagtttcacattcatgaataacctgtgaaatagtgtccatagttaaatccacccctcgatcacgagcccgtttgtatgttgcatctctaccttgatgccctgaagcgtcatgggcccaccgagctaggaaaagttcacctttatgttgccagtccaagtccacctcagctgctttaatcttagcagcttgatccgcttgttggttgtttagatgttcctcggtggctcgacttttaggcacatgagcatctacatgacgaactttcacaggcaggctctctagccgcgcagcaatgtcttgccacagtgtggcagcccaaatgggtttacctctgcgctgccagttgctcagcaccagcagtcgaggtgcaggaggagctgtgcttcagtgccgatcacttctgaagcagctcgaactccttcatatgctgctagtatctccttttcagttggagtatagttggtctcagatcctttgtatcctcgactccaaaaacctaagggtcgacctcgggtttctcctggtgctttctgccagaggctccaggtaagtccattattatCGGCTGCgttgtagagcacatttttaacacctagtccagttcggactggtccaagggcctcCGCATGaattatctcacgcttaatttgttcaaaggcttgtcgttgttcagggccccactcaaattggttccttttacgagtcactcgatagagagggctcacaatgtggctgtagtcaggaatgtgcattctccaaaaacctacaacgcctaagaaagtctgtgtctcctttttattagtaggtggagacattgctgcaattttgttgatcacatccatcgggatctgacgacggccatcttgccattttattcctaaaaactggatctctcgtgaaggtcccttgaccttgctccgttttatggcaaaaccagcatccaaaagaatatgaattattctctcacctttctcgaagacttctttcgctgtgtcgccccatacgatgatgtcaccaatatattgcaagtgttctggagcttcaccttgctccagcgtggtctggatcagtccatggcagatggtagggctgtgtttccacccctggggcaagtgattccatgtatactggatgcccctccaggtgaaagcaaactgtggcctgcactctgctgctacaggaatagagaaaaatgcatgagcaatgtcagttgtagcatcgcacttcactgcctttgactccagttcaaattgcagttctagcatgtcaggcacagcagcactcagtggtggtgtaacttcattcaggccacgatagcctacagttagtctccactcgtcattagacttacgcactggccagattgggctgttaaaacgtgagcgagtcttactgatcacaccctggctttccaattgacgaatcagcttctggataggaatccaagagtctcgattggtgtgatattgctggcgatgcaccgtcgtggtagcaattggcacctgctgatcatcaaccatcagcagtcctacaacagaagggtcatctgaaagaccaggcaaatcagacagctgttcaattttctcagtgtccacagctgctataccaaatgcccacctatacccttttgggtccttaaaataccctctcctgaggtggtctataccaaggatgcacggagcatctggaccagtcacaatgggatgcttttgccagtcttttccagttaggctcatttcagcctctgcaacagtcagttcctgggatcccccagtcactccaacaatattgatggattgcgttcctttataattagaaggaattattgtgcactgagcaccagtgtccactaaagctttgtactcctggggttgtgttgtaccaggccattgtatttgtacagtccaataaactctgttatccctttcctccacctggttggaggcagggcacctctaattcctgttttgcacagtctctgggtgtgaattagaggttccttcaagagcatcagaatctcttctgctccttttgtaaactggagcaaccaccttcctaggagtttttccttttatctcacgtactcgttcttgaagttctgaggtaggccttccatgccacttattcatgttttctccctgctcatgtaggaagaaccacagtgaacctcttcttgtgggctgcctctgccctctctctcgagattggaaacgccttctcctaacagctgaaacataggtttgtgcaggtcgtgaacggtacgagtcttctctgagctctttgatttcttgcaacagcttttcaaaccggtcatcagatttttcacacagtttctccacagtggagacacaagcccgtagagaaccagcaaggctgtcctcaaagtaccggagctgctcaatcacttcattaatttcttgtatacctctagctgagcagaccattcctgccaatgacttagcatatgcaggtggtgcactttgtacaaatctgcaccacatagattttgtacaattgattctatctgggtctgtcccctcttggctgtttggtcctagatagatgatctctcgcacagctaattctctcaggaattggatacctctctccatagtattccatttccctaacttggatatacaatcttccttgtagggaaatctgactttcatagctgccaggagtcgggtccagagagtagcggcattagactctcttgaaattgccctatcaatggtggaatcttttgacagagatcccagttgcctggcttcatcaccttctaattcaattgtttctgccccattgtcccagcatcgcagcagccaggttaaaatattctcgccttcatgacgactgaagtcttttcgcagatctctcagctcacctggagaaaaggaccgagtggtggtcacttcatctccaccctgtcctgatgatgcctcttgggttgatgttggccctgtgccatcacctgctgcacgggtagtctttctagtgactttcttacaaccagcaactgatgctgatatgggttcaccatcatttgattcattttcagagtctgaatgactgtcacagtgattgctgtggttacagcagcaacagtgcccagtgtgtgaaggcgggggctctgccttgttagcctttgaggctggagaagtaacgttatctgcagcgaccttggcagaggagctctgcggaggagctgtagcttcagcctgtgaagccgcggttgggggggcagtggctgcagcagcagctttggctgttttgccttttcttgagcggctaggagtgctttttgcgaaagcttccgaagacgcactgcaaatctcaggactaaaaagagacgcaaacctcctattgaacctcatttctcttaacagtaacacaaactgacacacattcagcaaaccagataacaccatcacagttctacaaagctccaaggatattcaaagttctctaaaacatttgcaaactgtcctagcgaaaacacaaaagtattgttagtcagcctttctaaagattcgcttgaccaattagcaaatatagagccattctgctctttaatctctcctggaggtttttcaaggtaaagcagaagcgagtagaaattcgttagcggctgcagtataatgaaataaaccagtgccataccacacagtatcatcatgaacgctgtccagtttcttgttgttatataatgaatacttcgattcagaaagaaacaccaacacagatatgggatcagcgagcacaatgtagaaaataactgatgcaacttttgccataacatctttaaatcgatgtaattcactttgccttaataccactaaataatatccaaagcaaacagacgcgtgagtatcacaactctatgagttgtcactgtgccaagaaaattgaaaggtacgtcagagcagtagaaaagccaaaaatctccaaatttacccctttctcttgccccacgttgggtgccaattatctgtcgagggttaggattgcggggtgacaatcaaaccctggcagatgtattgttaacctcctctcccccccacttccccctttttcccctccctctccccccttcctactcaggacaggtgatcgggagggaaagaaggacagagagaagagagttggaaaagttaaagatgttttactaatgctactaataagaatagagaaaataatacaaaatatacaaaaccaatcttgtaagtctcagcaactgcagagccagcacccaaagtcctggattagactctgtagccaaccggagctggattcagtctctcactaggcctcagttcgcagggacgaccagcaaggtcctctcctaatgtcagccatgaggaaaaagggaaaaagggcaaaaagggaaaaaaggggccgagatcctcgtgatctcccacttttatatgaagtattcacgtgaatggaatgttatacaccattggtcagtctctcgatcatcagtttctcgttgcccctctcgcgagatgtccatctgtgcttatcaataagtttgcattccattgctaggtttaaccaaaacatgtgttgggttctccaggaaaatgcagctaatatgaaggctttagctgacaagcaaaaattcactaaaagagaaacttgttttttaacaaaaccaggacaaggaggaacttggtgatgcaggacgatctctatcagcacatgtggtgttttcctctgttgaagatggattcagtctcttggccctctgaaagataagtggaggctggggggctgggaaggggttgggaactgcagggagcggggttctctttggggcaagggtgatccaggaacagtcccttttgggcaggcgaagggtccagggaacttcacagtgcgatgccagcgtgtcccgggcagggcagctccagcctagtgtcagcgttgtattgcaggtcgggaggcttgcattgtgcctgtcagacggtcccggggtctcgtcgcgcttgagggacccgacaagCATCCCAGGCGCCAtgccgggatccggaacgccggtgccagttggcgtagcgccaatcgggtcctggttttcttgtatcagcaactgaaagcgtggatggtttttgcattttggatgtttctgcgcagttgtgttttatggtgtagttctgggctgcatcggcagctgtgctctctacccctccagtctaagggactggcacttcttcccagcatcttgaagtttttaagtagcgccaccgtctcctctgtgtgtgtgtgcgccagtgctgccgtctcctctgtgtgtgtgtgcgccagtgccgccgtctcctctgtgtgtgtgtacgccagtgccgccgtctcctctgtgtgtgtgtgcgccagtgccaccgtctcctctgtgtgtgtgcgcgccagtgccgccgtctcctctgtgtgtgtgtgcgccagtgccgccgtctcctctgtgcgtgtgtgcgccagtgccgctgtcttataaggggccgtgacgtagagagTACTGCatgctgctccatgctacttctcctccggtgca
It contains:
- the LOC139828676 gene encoding glutamine-rich protein 2-like; translation: MGGGGEAGGARLAGGQLRPCRGVTGCCLPWEALSQALERLKKQKADKEQLLVLGIDEKADKAALADKVSRSQFEACEERLNKAMEEVTSRVTGQEEGWHRFQKELQRQMDS